From a region of the Pongo abelii isolate AG06213 chromosome 9, NHGRI_mPonAbe1-v2.0_pri, whole genome shotgun sequence genome:
- the LSP1 gene encoding lymphocyte-specific protein 1 isoform X1 — protein MAEASSDPGAEEREELLGPTAQWSVEDEEEAVHEQCQHERHRQLQAQDEDGGSHFPDRPEQEMLLSLKPSEAHELDEDEGFGDWSQRPEQRQQHEGVQGTSDSAEPRWCRNPEGEQEDRSSLQACEKEDSDDVHLEELSLSKEGPDTEDTVQDNLGAAGAEEEQEEHQKCQQPRTPSPLVLEGTTEQSSPPLSPTTKLIDRTESLNRSIEKSNSVKKSQPDLPISKIDQWLEQYTQAIETAGRTPKLARQASIELPSMAVASTKSRWETGEVQAQSAAKTPSCKDIVAGDMSKKSLWEQKGGSKTSSTIKSTPSGKRYKFVATGHGKYEKVLVEGGPAP, from the exons GCCCACTGCTCAGTGGAGCgtggaggacgaggaggaggccGTCCACGAGCAATGCCAGCATGAGAGACACAGGCAGCTTCAGGCCCAGGACGAGGACGGAGGCAGCCATTTCCCCGATCGGCCGGAGCAGGAGATGCT CCTCAGCCTGAAGCCCTCAGAGGCCCATGAACTGGATGAGGACGAGGGCTTTGGTGACTGGTCCCAGAGGCCAGAGCAGCGGCAGCAGCACGAGGGGGTGCAGGGCACCTCAGACAGCGCAGAGCCCCGCTGGTGCAGGAATCCTGAGGGGGAACAAGAGGACAG ATCCAGCCTGCAAGCCTGCGAAAAGGAGGACAGTGACGATGTCCACCTGGAGGAGTTGAGTCTGAGCAAGGAGGGGCCAGACACAGAGGACACTGTCCAGGACAACCTGGGGGCCGCAGGGGCTGAGGAGGAACAGGAGGAG caccaGAAATGTCAGCAGCCCAGGACACCCAGCCCCTTGGTCTTGGAGGGGACCACTGAACAGAGCTCGCCTCCCCTGAGCCCTACCACCAAA CTCATCGACAGGACCGAGTCCCTAAACCGCTCCATAGAGAAgag TAACAGTGTGAAGAAATCCCAGCCAGACTTGCCCATCTCCAAGATTGACCAGTGGCTGGAACAATACACCCAGGCCATCGAG ACCGCTGGCCGGACCCCCAAGCTAGCCCGCCAGGCCTCCATAGAGCTGCCCAGCATGGCCGTGGCCAGTACCAAGAGTCGGTGGGAGACGGGTGAGGTACAGGCTCAGTCTGCGGCCAAGACTCCGTCCTGCAAG GATATTGTGGCTGGAGACATGAGCAAGAAAAGCCTCTGGGAGCAGAAGGGAGGCTCCAAGACCTCATCAACAATTAAG agcACCCCATCTGGGAAGAGGTATAAGTTTGTGGCCACCGGGCATGGGAAGTATGAGAAGGTGCTTGTGGAAGGGGGCCCGGCTCCCTAG
- the LSP1 gene encoding lymphocyte-specific protein 1 isoform X2, producing the protein MKPLLAWRMGALRAASVGRAFRDVRPTAQWSVEDEEEAVHEQCQHERHRQLQAQDEDGGSHFPDRPEQEMLLSLKPSEAHELDEDEGFGDWSQRPEQRQQHEGVQGTSDSAEPRWCRNPEGEQEDRSSLQACEKEDSDDVHLEELSLSKEGPDTEDTVQDNLGAAGAEEEQEEHQKCQQPRTPSPLVLEGTTEQSSPPLSPTTKLIDRTESLNRSIEKSNSVKKSQPDLPISKIDQWLEQYTQAIETAGRTPKLARQASIELPSMAVASTKSRWETGEVQAQSAAKTPSCKDIVAGDMSKKSLWEQKGGSKTSSTIKSTPSGKRYKFVATGHGKYEKVLVEGGPAP; encoded by the exons GCCCACTGCTCAGTGGAGCgtggaggacgaggaggaggccGTCCACGAGCAATGCCAGCATGAGAGACACAGGCAGCTTCAGGCCCAGGACGAGGACGGAGGCAGCCATTTCCCCGATCGGCCGGAGCAGGAGATGCT CCTCAGCCTGAAGCCCTCAGAGGCCCATGAACTGGATGAGGACGAGGGCTTTGGTGACTGGTCCCAGAGGCCAGAGCAGCGGCAGCAGCACGAGGGGGTGCAGGGCACCTCAGACAGCGCAGAGCCCCGCTGGTGCAGGAATCCTGAGGGGGAACAAGAGGACAG ATCCAGCCTGCAAGCCTGCGAAAAGGAGGACAGTGACGATGTCCACCTGGAGGAGTTGAGTCTGAGCAAGGAGGGGCCAGACACAGAGGACACTGTCCAGGACAACCTGGGGGCCGCAGGGGCTGAGGAGGAACAGGAGGAG caccaGAAATGTCAGCAGCCCAGGACACCCAGCCCCTTGGTCTTGGAGGGGACCACTGAACAGAGCTCGCCTCCCCTGAGCCCTACCACCAAA CTCATCGACAGGACCGAGTCCCTAAACCGCTCCATAGAGAAgag TAACAGTGTGAAGAAATCCCAGCCAGACTTGCCCATCTCCAAGATTGACCAGTGGCTGGAACAATACACCCAGGCCATCGAG ACCGCTGGCCGGACCCCCAAGCTAGCCCGCCAGGCCTCCATAGAGCTGCCCAGCATGGCCGTGGCCAGTACCAAGAGTCGGTGGGAGACGGGTGAGGTACAGGCTCAGTCTGCGGCCAAGACTCCGTCCTGCAAG GATATTGTGGCTGGAGACATGAGCAAGAAAAGCCTCTGGGAGCAGAAGGGAGGCTCCAAGACCTCATCAACAATTAAG agcACCCCATCTGGGAAGAGGTATAAGTTTGTGGCCACCGGGCATGGGAAGTATGAGAAGGTGCTTGTGGAAGGGGGCCCGGCTCCCTAG
- the LSP1 gene encoding lymphocyte-specific protein 1 isoform X4, with amino-acid sequence MKPLLAWRMGALRAASVGRAFRDVRPTAQWSVEDEEEAVHEQCQHERHRQLQAQDEDGGSHFPDRPEQEMLSSLQACEKEDSDDVHLEELSLSKEGPDTEDTVQDNLGAAGAEEEQEEHQKCQQPRTPSPLVLEGTTEQSSPPLSPTTKLIDRTESLNRSIEKSNSVKKSQPDLPISKIDQWLEQYTQAIETAGRTPKLARQASIELPSMAVASTKSRWETGEVQAQSAAKTPSCKDIVAGDMSKKSLWEQKGGSKTSSTIKSTPSGKRYKFVATGHGKYEKVLVEGGPAP; translated from the exons GCCCACTGCTCAGTGGAGCgtggaggacgaggaggaggccGTCCACGAGCAATGCCAGCATGAGAGACACAGGCAGCTTCAGGCCCAGGACGAGGACGGAGGCAGCCATTTCCCCGATCGGCCGGAGCAGGAGATGCT ATCCAGCCTGCAAGCCTGCGAAAAGGAGGACAGTGACGATGTCCACCTGGAGGAGTTGAGTCTGAGCAAGGAGGGGCCAGACACAGAGGACACTGTCCAGGACAACCTGGGGGCCGCAGGGGCTGAGGAGGAACAGGAGGAG caccaGAAATGTCAGCAGCCCAGGACACCCAGCCCCTTGGTCTTGGAGGGGACCACTGAACAGAGCTCGCCTCCCCTGAGCCCTACCACCAAA CTCATCGACAGGACCGAGTCCCTAAACCGCTCCATAGAGAAgag TAACAGTGTGAAGAAATCCCAGCCAGACTTGCCCATCTCCAAGATTGACCAGTGGCTGGAACAATACACCCAGGCCATCGAG ACCGCTGGCCGGACCCCCAAGCTAGCCCGCCAGGCCTCCATAGAGCTGCCCAGCATGGCCGTGGCCAGTACCAAGAGTCGGTGGGAGACGGGTGAGGTACAGGCTCAGTCTGCGGCCAAGACTCCGTCCTGCAAG GATATTGTGGCTGGAGACATGAGCAAGAAAAGCCTCTGGGAGCAGAAGGGAGGCTCCAAGACCTCATCAACAATTAAG agcACCCCATCTGGGAAGAGGTATAAGTTTGTGGCCACCGGGCATGGGAAGTATGAGAAGGTGCTTGTGGAAGGGGGCCCGGCTCCCTAG
- the LSP1 gene encoding lymphocyte-specific protein 1 isoform X3, which translates to MRGPTAQWSVEDEEEAVHEQCQHERHRQLQAQDEDGGSHFPDRPEQEMLLSLKPSEAHELDEDEGFGDWSQRPEQRQQHEGVQGTSDSAEPRWCRNPEGEQEDRSSLQACEKEDSDDVHLEELSLSKEGPDTEDTVQDNLGAAGAEEEQEEHQKCQQPRTPSPLVLEGTTEQSSPPLSPTTKLIDRTESLNRSIEKSNSVKKSQPDLPISKIDQWLEQYTQAIETAGRTPKLARQASIELPSMAVASTKSRWETGEVQAQSAAKTPSCKDIVAGDMSKKSLWEQKGGSKTSSTIKSTPSGKRYKFVATGHGKYEKVLVEGGPAP; encoded by the exons GCCCACTGCTCAGTGGAGCgtggaggacgaggaggaggccGTCCACGAGCAATGCCAGCATGAGAGACACAGGCAGCTTCAGGCCCAGGACGAGGACGGAGGCAGCCATTTCCCCGATCGGCCGGAGCAGGAGATGCT CCTCAGCCTGAAGCCCTCAGAGGCCCATGAACTGGATGAGGACGAGGGCTTTGGTGACTGGTCCCAGAGGCCAGAGCAGCGGCAGCAGCACGAGGGGGTGCAGGGCACCTCAGACAGCGCAGAGCCCCGCTGGTGCAGGAATCCTGAGGGGGAACAAGAGGACAG ATCCAGCCTGCAAGCCTGCGAAAAGGAGGACAGTGACGATGTCCACCTGGAGGAGTTGAGTCTGAGCAAGGAGGGGCCAGACACAGAGGACACTGTCCAGGACAACCTGGGGGCCGCAGGGGCTGAGGAGGAACAGGAGGAG caccaGAAATGTCAGCAGCCCAGGACACCCAGCCCCTTGGTCTTGGAGGGGACCACTGAACAGAGCTCGCCTCCCCTGAGCCCTACCACCAAA CTCATCGACAGGACCGAGTCCCTAAACCGCTCCATAGAGAAgag TAACAGTGTGAAGAAATCCCAGCCAGACTTGCCCATCTCCAAGATTGACCAGTGGCTGGAACAATACACCCAGGCCATCGAG ACCGCTGGCCGGACCCCCAAGCTAGCCCGCCAGGCCTCCATAGAGCTGCCCAGCATGGCCGTGGCCAGTACCAAGAGTCGGTGGGAGACGGGTGAGGTACAGGCTCAGTCTGCGGCCAAGACTCCGTCCTGCAAG GATATTGTGGCTGGAGACATGAGCAAGAAAAGCCTCTGGGAGCAGAAGGGAGGCTCCAAGACCTCATCAACAATTAAG agcACCCCATCTGGGAAGAGGTATAAGTTTGTGGCCACCGGGCATGGGAAGTATGAGAAGGTGCTTGTGGAAGGGGGCCCGGCTCCCTAG
- the LSP1 gene encoding lymphocyte-specific protein 1 isoform X5, with protein sequence MLLSLKPSEAHELDEDEGFGDWSQRPEQRQQHEGVQGTSDSAEPRWCRNPEGEQEDRSSLQACEKEDSDDVHLEELSLSKEGPDTEDTVQDNLGAAGAEEEQEEHQKCQQPRTPSPLVLEGTTEQSSPPLSPTTKLIDRTESLNRSIEKSNSVKKSQPDLPISKIDQWLEQYTQAIETAGRTPKLARQASIELPSMAVASTKSRWETGEVQAQSAAKTPSCKDIVAGDMSKKSLWEQKGGSKTSSTIKSTPSGKRYKFVATGHGKYEKVLVEGGPAP encoded by the exons ATGCT CCTCAGCCTGAAGCCCTCAGAGGCCCATGAACTGGATGAGGACGAGGGCTTTGGTGACTGGTCCCAGAGGCCAGAGCAGCGGCAGCAGCACGAGGGGGTGCAGGGCACCTCAGACAGCGCAGAGCCCCGCTGGTGCAGGAATCCTGAGGGGGAACAAGAGGACAG ATCCAGCCTGCAAGCCTGCGAAAAGGAGGACAGTGACGATGTCCACCTGGAGGAGTTGAGTCTGAGCAAGGAGGGGCCAGACACAGAGGACACTGTCCAGGACAACCTGGGGGCCGCAGGGGCTGAGGAGGAACAGGAGGAG caccaGAAATGTCAGCAGCCCAGGACACCCAGCCCCTTGGTCTTGGAGGGGACCACTGAACAGAGCTCGCCTCCCCTGAGCCCTACCACCAAA CTCATCGACAGGACCGAGTCCCTAAACCGCTCCATAGAGAAgag TAACAGTGTGAAGAAATCCCAGCCAGACTTGCCCATCTCCAAGATTGACCAGTGGCTGGAACAATACACCCAGGCCATCGAG ACCGCTGGCCGGACCCCCAAGCTAGCCCGCCAGGCCTCCATAGAGCTGCCCAGCATGGCCGTGGCCAGTACCAAGAGTCGGTGGGAGACGGGTGAGGTACAGGCTCAGTCTGCGGCCAAGACTCCGTCCTGCAAG GATATTGTGGCTGGAGACATGAGCAAGAAAAGCCTCTGGGAGCAGAAGGGAGGCTCCAAGACCTCATCAACAATTAAG agcACCCCATCTGGGAAGAGGTATAAGTTTGTGGCCACCGGGCATGGGAAGTATGAGAAGGTGCTTGTGGAAGGGGGCCCGGCTCCCTAG